A single genomic interval of Zobellia nedashkovskayae harbors:
- a CDS encoding DUF5074 domain-containing protein, with amino-acid sequence MKQSILKISVFAVAFGLFTACSNDDNIIVDDESIIEEPSDTDSEELEFQDMESDWVRLSLLTDDSIDLMQADSGEITYSVDAVFVEGESFYTTNSGRYLAAIDRAGGQVRFFDSGISNHEDHGHEYEAQWASAEFSSLLPTHYTGSEGDIVIFNDGDGSIVYVDEESLEIPSYQPEVYMLENTVAHHGAAVRLDNGMFVATFKNTDEAGGIPQMVKFIDEEGTVIDDNGGIEVESIHGVAVNGDYGVFGSTDGIILVDTETNMDLIENIEGLNADSGNWLASIKGHDESDHFFARAGNLGVFMIDPETKELANIYSGDDVSGDLFNFDGHYYILYTSDNTIHVFDAETGTELISRTVEIANIPELANTTEASNANALDEDLSPVIVSSDKFLYVLAPNRVQIKVLQIENLEHVHTIELETPVNNIKINGFSIEGDQDAEHDH; translated from the coding sequence ATGAAACAATCAATTTTAAAAATTTCTGTCTTTGCAGTAGCATTCGGTTTATTTACCGCTTGTAGTAATGATGACAACATTATTGTTGACGACGAGTCGATTATTGAAGAACCTTCCGATACCGATTCGGAAGAACTGGAATTCCAGGATATGGAAAGTGACTGGGTACGATTATCACTGTTAACCGATGATTCTATAGACCTTATGCAAGCCGATTCGGGCGAAATTACCTATAGTGTTGATGCCGTATTTGTTGAAGGCGAAAGCTTTTACACCACTAATTCCGGGCGCTACTTAGCAGCTATTGATCGCGCAGGTGGGCAAGTACGCTTTTTTGATTCAGGTATCTCAAACCATGAAGACCATGGCCATGAATATGAAGCCCAATGGGCCAGCGCGGAATTCAGCAGCCTTTTACCAACTCATTATACGGGTTCAGAAGGAGATATTGTAATCTTTAATGATGGCGATGGGTCTATTGTATATGTTGACGAAGAGTCACTAGAAATCCCTTCATATCAACCCGAAGTTTACATGCTTGAAAATACTGTGGCACACCATGGCGCTGCTGTAAGATTGGATAACGGCATGTTCGTTGCAACCTTCAAAAACACTGATGAAGCCGGTGGTATTCCACAAATGGTGAAATTTATTGATGAAGAAGGTACTGTTATAGACGATAATGGTGGCATTGAAGTTGAAAGTATTCACGGAGTTGCTGTGAACGGTGACTATGGCGTTTTTGGTTCTACCGATGGAATAATACTAGTGGATACTGAGACCAATATGGATTTAATTGAAAACATAGAAGGTCTTAATGCTGATTCTGGCAACTGGTTGGCATCTATTAAAGGCCATGACGAATCCGATCATTTCTTTGCTAGAGCAGGTAATTTAGGTGTTTTTATGATTGACCCTGAGACAAAAGAATTAGCAAATATTTATTCAGGTGATGATGTATCCGGAGACTTGTTCAACTTTGATGGTCATTATTATATTCTATATACAAGTGATAATACAATTCATGTTTTTGATGCTGAAACAGGAACTGAACTTATAAGTCGTACGGTTGAAATAGCCAATATTCCAGAACTTGCCAATACAACAGAAGCTTCAAACGCAAACGCCTTAGATGAAGACCTTAGTCCGGTAATAGTGAGTTCCGATAAGTTTCTTTATGTATTAGCCCCTAATAGAGTTCAAATAAAAGTATTACAGATTGAAAACTTAGAGCATGTACATACCATTGAACTAGAAACACCTGTAAACAATATTAAGATTAATGGGTTCTCTATAGAAGGAGATCAAGACGCAGAGCACGACCATTAA
- a CDS encoding universal stress protein: protein MKHILVPIGISPDAHQTLQYAVDFAEQFDSRVYVMEVFNVSVGAGKSLANVTKKVAESGKERLKEVIDKIDAKGVNITIATYNGSIVDGLKDIDKELGIDLIIMAPRSNDVTEEFYLGYTSGKIIKQTDIPTLIVPKGHVMTPPKTILTAFKSGILKRNRILYPLLEIKKKFGSTVNLLLVKTPGYSDDDLRINTALMDASSQITMTEAPTTYLGVLERFESQQPDMLCVFRRKRGFFKKLWEKNTIQKSEFSARVPVLVLSVKKD from the coding sequence ATGAAACATATACTAGTACCCATAGGTATTTCTCCCGATGCACACCAAACTTTACAATACGCTGTTGATTTTGCTGAGCAATTCGATTCTCGAGTTTATGTAATGGAGGTTTTTAATGTTTCTGTGGGAGCTGGTAAAAGTTTGGCCAATGTTACAAAAAAAGTAGCAGAAAGTGGAAAAGAACGATTAAAGGAAGTAATTGATAAAATTGATGCGAAAGGCGTTAATATCACTATTGCTACGTATAACGGTAGTATTGTAGATGGTTTAAAGGATATTGATAAAGAACTAGGCATAGATCTCATTATCATGGCTCCAAGAAGTAATGATGTTACGGAGGAATTTTATTTAGGCTATACCTCTGGAAAAATAATTAAACAGACAGATATACCAACTTTAATAGTTCCTAAAGGTCACGTAATGACGCCACCAAAGACTATTTTGACGGCTTTTAAATCTGGTATTCTTAAAAGAAACCGTATTCTATACCCGTTATTGGAAATCAAAAAGAAGTTTGGTTCTACGGTAAACTTGCTTTTAGTAAAGACACCTGGCTATTCCGATGATGATTTACGAATAAATACCGCATTGATGGACGCAAGCTCGCAAATAACCATGACAGAGGCGCCTACCACCTATCTTGGTGTTCTAGAACGTTTTGAATCACAACAACCAGATATGTTATGTGTTTTTAGACGTAAAAGAGGGTTTTTCAAAAAACTATGGGAAAAGAATACCATACAAAAATCTGAGTTTTCGGCCCGAGTTCCTGTACTTGTACTGAGCGTAAAAAAGGATTAA
- a CDS encoding 2OG-Fe(II) oxygenase: protein MEELYNQLDFAVKPHYEKIISDILENGYSVVDDLLSPVTVNALRTDLLEKYEDDLFKKAAIGNRLNEVVQTGIRGDFILWMDENVINTSHKFFFDRINDLASYLNRTCFLGIMRKEFHYAVYPEGKFYARHLDTFQNDDRRKLSIVCYLNEDDWQPEHGGELVLYLNGENGEIPKTIYPLPGRAVIFESRDIEHEVKPAKRERLSITGWLKTR, encoded by the coding sequence GTGGAAGAACTGTATAATCAATTAGACTTTGCGGTGAAACCGCATTACGAAAAGATAATTTCTGATATCCTAGAAAACGGCTACAGTGTAGTTGATGATTTACTTTCCCCTGTCACTGTGAACGCCCTGCGAACAGACCTTTTAGAGAAATATGAAGATGACTTGTTTAAAAAAGCAGCCATTGGAAACCGACTAAACGAAGTGGTACAAACCGGAATACGCGGTGATTTTATTCTTTGGATGGACGAAAATGTAATAAATACCAGCCATAAATTTTTCTTTGACCGCATTAATGATTTAGCCTCTTATCTTAATAGAACCTGTTTTCTTGGCATTATGAGAAAAGAATTTCATTACGCCGTTTACCCTGAAGGGAAGTTTTACGCAAGACATCTAGACACCTTCCAAAATGATGACCGACGAAAACTTTCTATTGTCTGCTATTTGAACGAAGATGACTGGCAACCTGAACACGGTGGCGAATTAGTACTTTATCTGAATGGGGAAAACGGCGAAATTCCGAAAACCATCTATCCGCTTCCTGGCAGAGCGGTAATTTTTGAAAGTCGAGATATAGAGCACGAGGTGAAGCCTGCAAAACGCGAACGGCTGAGCATTACTGGCTGGCTAAAAACCCGCTAA
- a CDS encoding DUF4625 domain-containing protein → MKKITLLSLFYLFLFSSCLNEDKEDEIDLEAPSILPYASNASVQPEYFLKTDTNTNEIPVAFSITDATGIQEIKLESHSGFDGHTHGKTASTVNLKFKLFSHSEVIEAEQITDPTLFNYSTSIFWDDRNPDIDEDELILGGPYHFSIQATDVEGNETKYSDNSTYHTTLYLNTTYAPQVELTDLDIANENIVGKVYRNTDHNASSDISFLWIYIEEPSTENTGQEGTILKEWVWGESNWPHQYRANEGDTLPDAQEIDLQSLFANNSDFFTKLQGNTLVVWAEDTNGNISVNQFNN, encoded by the coding sequence ATGAAAAAAATTACACTATTATCTCTCTTCTATCTATTTCTATTTTCCTCTTGTTTAAACGAGGATAAAGAAGATGAAATTGACTTAGAAGCTCCCTCTATATTACCCTACGCTAGCAACGCAAGTGTGCAACCGGAGTATTTTCTTAAGACGGACACCAATACCAATGAAATTCCCGTAGCTTTTTCCATTACGGATGCTACAGGTATTCAAGAAATAAAACTAGAATCGCATAGTGGTTTTGATGGTCATACCCATGGAAAAACAGCTTCTACGGTAAATTTAAAATTCAAGCTATTTAGCCATAGCGAAGTCATTGAAGCGGAACAAATAACAGACCCTACACTTTTTAACTATTCTACTAGTATTTTCTGGGATGACCGTAATCCGGACATAGATGAAGATGAGCTTATTTTGGGTGGACCCTATCACTTTTCAATTCAAGCGACCGATGTAGAAGGGAACGAGACGAAGTATTCCGACAACTCTACCTATCACACTACGCTATATCTTAATACAACCTACGCACCGCAGGTAGAACTAACAGATTTAGATATCGCCAACGAGAACATTGTGGGTAAAGTATATCGCAATACAGATCATAACGCTTCATCTGATATTTCTTTTCTATGGATTTATATAGAAGAACCAAGTACAGAAAATACGGGTCAAGAAGGTACCATTCTAAAGGAATGGGTCTGGGGTGAATCAAATTGGCCGCATCAGTACCGAGCAAATGAAGGCGACACCCTTCCTGACGCCCAGGAGATTGACCTACAAAGCCTATTCGCCAACAATTCTGACTTTTTCACAAAACTACAAGGCAATACGCTGGTAGTATGGGCGGAAGACACTAACGGAAATATATCAGTAAATCAATTTAATAACTAA
- a CDS encoding purine-nucleoside phosphorylase yields MKLFFSKLTFGTNVLLLFLLPKLSTSQSNVVPLPIEVKVVVVTMFEKGEATGDTAGELQRWVEREEIKKTYEFQMGEFPLFLTEDNVLLTCTGGGISNATASITALGLDERFDLSSAYWLIAGIAGGDPNDISLGSAAWATVVVDGDLAYEIDAREIPEDWPYGYLPLGAKKPAQSPSDIYTGWTLDTIKFDLNEGLSKWAYQKTKDAPLTIGKETKDFEKLFKNYPNAQKDPFVTMGETLSSSTYWHGKLLNQWANDWVKLYSDKNKNFMTSNMEDSGTLTALQRLEHAGLVKTNRVMVLRTVSNYTMPPEGQSASWSTTAPYPEQGIPAFETAYTVGNIVVDEIVKEWTEMKLNIPSAE; encoded by the coding sequence ATGAAATTATTTTTCTCAAAATTGACTTTTGGAACTAATGTGCTGCTGTTGTTCTTGTTGCCTAAACTCTCCACATCCCAATCTAATGTTGTTCCATTACCAATTGAAGTGAAGGTGGTCGTGGTCACTATGTTTGAAAAGGGTGAGGCTACGGGAGATACTGCAGGAGAACTACAAAGATGGGTAGAAAGAGAAGAAATTAAAAAGACCTATGAATTTCAGATGGGTGAATTTCCATTGTTCCTAACCGAAGATAATGTTCTGCTAACTTGTACTGGGGGAGGTATATCTAATGCTACCGCATCTATTACGGCATTGGGTCTTGATGAACGTTTTGACCTATCATCCGCATATTGGTTGATAGCGGGTATAGCCGGTGGAGACCCCAATGATATTTCACTAGGATCTGCTGCCTGGGCAACTGTTGTAGTTGATGGTGATTTGGCTTATGAAATTGATGCAAGGGAAATACCTGAGGATTGGCCATATGGTTATTTACCATTAGGTGCTAAGAAACCCGCTCAATCTCCTTCCGATATTTACACGGGATGGACCCTCGATACCATTAAATTTGATTTGAATGAAGGGTTGTCTAAATGGGCTTACCAAAAGACCAAAGATGCTCCTTTAACCATAGGGAAAGAAACTAAAGATTTTGAAAAACTTTTCAAAAACTACCCTAATGCCCAAAAAGACCCTTTTGTGACTATGGGCGAAACATTATCTTCCAGTACCTATTGGCACGGAAAGCTTTTAAACCAGTGGGCAAATGATTGGGTGAAACTTTATAGTGACAAAAACAAAAATTTTATGACCTCAAATATGGAAGACAGTGGCACCTTAACTGCACTTCAGCGCCTAGAACATGCAGGTTTGGTGAAAACAAATAGGGTCATGGTCTTGAGAACGGTTAGTAATTATACAATGCCTCCAGAAGGTCAATCCGCCTCGTGGAGTACCACCGCCCCATATCCTGAGCAAGGGATTCCTGCATTTGAAACCGCCTATACTGTTGGGAATATTGTCGTTGATGAAATAGTTAAGGAATGGACCGAAATGAAATTGAATATACCGAGTGCCGAATAA
- a CDS encoding TonB-dependent receptor: MHKTKISFKWRFLIFLGALSFFYIGSSQEINGHVLNVKGFPIIGATVKTSPSSKYTTTDSEGYFQIHIQPNDSILFLNIKHLAHAPVQITLSELKTSSSMTITMPDAVTNLDEVTVVQSRILQRAINQSQSIVIIDQDFISKNNTGTFAGALASIPGINTMNVGVAIAKPIIRGMGFNRILVNNRGIKQEGQQWGADHGLEIDPFDIENVEIIKGPASLLYGSDGMGGVINITEGTRLAENGNNIELSSSYQTNNGAISNSLEWKGKHNNWFYSARSTYQDYGDYTVPSDEFTYAGFNLPIYDNRLKNTAGKELHFSGAIGYDSENFESSLHLSSFNQKAGIFTGAIGLPRAYNLQHNGEYRDIDVPRQENSHHAITSNTTLNFGPHSLELDLGYQRNNREELSFPGAHGISPEQVDSNLALGLYLDTYTANLRFGLNPNPNHQLMFGTQLQHMRNNKDGFEYLLPVFKSFQLGLYHYQSIDISNNWMTNFGVRYDIGSHDIERHLQPIYDPGTLLPTGEFTERTPEFERSFDNISASAGLSYKANSQNHIKLNLGNSFRFPTAIELSSNGVHHGNFRHELGDPNLGVERGYQADVTYLHQSKSLFLEVAAFYGYYTDYIYLSPTGNFSPLASGGTLWEYRQDNAIFNGFEITAGYEFPFQLHADLALDFVQNLNLNSNLGLPLTPQPAVVGKLEYDFAEFKRVKNTSFYLSGRYNFQQNRTDRNERETPDSFILDMGIAFDVIIANQKIKCILGANNLLNTAYFNHISRYRLLNLPEQGRNFIFTVNVPISL; the protein is encoded by the coding sequence ATGCACAAAACTAAAATTAGCTTTAAATGGCGATTCTTAATTTTTTTAGGCGCTCTAAGCTTTTTCTATATAGGGTCATCACAAGAAATTAATGGTCATGTTTTGAACGTCAAAGGTTTTCCTATCATAGGTGCCACGGTCAAGACATCACCTAGCTCAAAGTATACGACAACAGATTCGGAAGGATATTTTCAAATACACATTCAGCCTAACGATTCCATTCTATTTCTAAATATAAAGCACTTAGCTCATGCTCCAGTACAAATAACCTTAAGTGAATTGAAAACCTCATCTTCCATGACTATTACCATGCCAGATGCCGTTACAAATTTAGACGAGGTAACCGTGGTACAATCTAGAATATTACAACGGGCCATTAATCAATCACAGTCCATTGTCATCATTGACCAAGACTTTATCTCAAAAAATAATACGGGAACTTTTGCAGGTGCCCTAGCATCTATACCAGGAATAAACACTATGAATGTAGGGGTTGCTATTGCAAAACCCATCATAAGAGGAATGGGTTTCAATCGCATCTTGGTAAACAATCGTGGTATTAAGCAAGAGGGGCAACAATGGGGTGCAGATCACGGACTTGAAATAGACCCCTTCGATATTGAAAACGTAGAAATAATAAAAGGCCCAGCTTCCTTACTCTACGGGTCAGATGGTATGGGTGGGGTCATCAATATTACAGAAGGCACACGATTAGCTGAAAATGGCAATAATATTGAACTGAGTTCTTCCTATCAGACCAATAACGGTGCTATTTCAAATTCTCTTGAATGGAAAGGAAAGCATAACAACTGGTTCTATAGTGCCAGGTCTACCTATCAAGACTATGGCGATTATACCGTTCCTTCCGATGAGTTCACCTATGCCGGTTTTAACCTACCCATTTATGACAACAGGCTTAAAAATACCGCAGGCAAGGAACTTCATTTTAGTGGTGCTATTGGTTATGATTCTGAAAATTTCGAATCCAGTTTACATCTATCCAGCTTCAACCAAAAAGCGGGAATTTTTACTGGGGCAATAGGACTACCAAGAGCTTACAACCTTCAGCATAATGGTGAGTACAGAGATATAGATGTTCCTCGCCAAGAAAATAGTCATCATGCCATTACAAGCAATACCACTCTAAATTTTGGACCTCATAGTTTAGAATTGGACTTAGGATATCAGAGAAATAATAGAGAGGAATTATCGTTTCCCGGGGCTCACGGAATATCGCCAGAACAGGTAGACTCCAATCTTGCACTAGGTCTTTATTTAGACACCTACACCGCCAATTTACGATTTGGTCTAAACCCGAACCCCAATCATCAACTCATGTTTGGAACGCAATTGCAACATATGCGGAATAACAAAGATGGTTTTGAATACTTACTCCCCGTTTTTAAAAGTTTTCAGCTTGGCCTGTACCATTACCAATCTATAGATATTTCTAATAATTGGATGACAAATTTTGGTGTTCGTTACGATATAGGCTCTCATGATATTGAACGTCATTTACAACCAATATATGACCCAGGAACATTATTGCCAACAGGAGAATTCACAGAAAGAACGCCTGAATTCGAGCGCAGCTTTGACAACATAAGTGCATCGGCAGGCCTATCATATAAAGCCAATAGTCAAAACCATATAAAACTAAACCTGGGGAATAGTTTTAGGTTTCCTACGGCCATAGAATTATCTAGCAACGGAGTTCATCATGGTAATTTCAGACATGAATTGGGCGACCCTAATTTAGGTGTGGAAAGGGGCTATCAAGCAGATGTTACGTATTTGCACCAATCTAAATCCCTATTTCTAGAAGTAGCCGCTTTCTATGGATATTACACCGATTATATCTATCTGTCTCCGACCGGAAATTTTTCACCTCTAGCATCAGGAGGAACCTTGTGGGAGTACAGGCAAGACAATGCGATTTTTAACGGTTTTGAAATCACCGCAGGCTATGAATTCCCTTTCCAGCTACATGCCGATCTGGCCTTAGATTTTGTTCAAAACCTAAATCTGAACAGTAACCTAGGCCTGCCATTGACTCCCCAACCGGCAGTAGTGGGCAAACTGGAATATGATTTTGCCGAATTCAAACGTGTAAAAAACACTTCGTTTTATCTTTCCGGTCGCTACAATTTTCAACAGAACAGAACGGACAGAAACGAAAGGGAAACCCCAGACAGTTTCATTCTTGATATGGGAATTGCCTTTGATGTAATAATTGCCAATCAAAAAATTAAATGCATCCTAGGCGCCAATAACTTACTCAATACGGCCTATTTCAATCATATCAGCCGTTACCGGTTACTGAATTTACCAGAACAAGGGCGCAATTTCATATTTACTGTAAATGTCCCCATAAGCCTCTAA
- a CDS encoding enoyl-CoA hydratase/isomerase family protein gives MGTTRENGSLYIKIDNKIATIEFGHPASNSFTAELLGRLTAEIDKLSNNDDITVIVLKSEGDRAFCAGASFDELMAVSTLEEGKVFFSGFANVINAMRKCKKVIVGRVQGKTVGGGVGLVAACDYVYASEAASIRLSELTIGIAPLVIAPAVERKIGTAAISELSLAPTEWKSAYWAQEKGLFSKVFDDTKELDKDLDFHVQKLADYNPEALEEWKKALWHGTDHWNDLLVERAAISGKLVLSDFTRNALSKFKK, from the coding sequence ATGGGAACTACCCGAGAAAACGGAAGCCTTTATATCAAAATAGATAATAAGATAGCTACCATAGAGTTTGGTCATCCGGCCAGTAATTCTTTTACTGCTGAGCTATTGGGCCGTTTGACTGCGGAGATTGATAAACTCTCTAATAATGATGATATAACCGTTATTGTATTGAAATCTGAAGGAGACCGTGCTTTCTGTGCAGGTGCATCTTTTGATGAGCTTATGGCGGTGTCTACTTTAGAAGAGGGCAAGGTATTTTTTAGTGGTTTTGCCAATGTAATCAATGCTATGCGCAAATGTAAAAAGGTCATTGTAGGCCGTGTTCAAGGTAAAACAGTAGGTGGAGGCGTAGGTCTTGTTGCTGCGTGCGATTATGTTTATGCATCTGAAGCGGCGTCAATACGTTTGTCCGAGCTTACTATTGGTATTGCTCCGTTGGTCATTGCTCCAGCGGTGGAACGAAAAATAGGAACGGCCGCTATTTCTGAGCTCTCATTGGCACCTACCGAATGGAAGAGTGCTTATTGGGCACAGGAAAAGGGTCTCTTTTCTAAAGTGTTTGATGATACAAAGGAATTGGATAAGGACCTGGATTTTCATGTACAGAAACTAGCCGATTACAATCCCGAAGCCCTTGAAGAATGGAAAAAAGCACTTTGGCATGGTACGGATCATTGGAACGATCTTTTGGTTGAGCGGGCGGCCATAAGTGGTAAGTTAGTACTTTCAGATTTTACGCGTAATGCATTATCTAAATTCAAAAAATAA
- a CDS encoding 6-pyruvoyl trahydropterin synthase family protein: MSKIRITKQFNFETGHALYGYDGKCRNVHGHSYKLSVTVIGRPITDTSHVKQGMVIDFGDLKKIVKEEIVDQFDHATVFNKNTPHVELAKELTDRGHSVILADYQPTSENMVIDFSKKIKARLPENISLHSLKLQETDTSFAEWYASDNQ, translated from the coding sequence ATGAGTAAAATTAGAATTACCAAACAGTTCAATTTTGAGACCGGACATGCGCTTTACGGCTATGACGGAAAGTGTAGAAATGTGCATGGCCACAGCTATAAATTATCGGTAACGGTAATTGGTCGTCCAATTACGGATACAAGCCATGTAAAGCAGGGTATGGTTATCGATTTTGGTGATTTAAAGAAAATCGTTAAAGAAGAAATTGTGGACCAGTTTGATCACGCTACGGTTTTTAATAAAAACACACCACACGTAGAGCTTGCAAAAGAATTGACCGATAGAGGGCATAGCGTTATTTTGGCAGATTACCAACCGACCAGTGAAAATATGGTTATTGATTTTTCAAAGAAAATTAAAGCTAGGTTGCCCGAGAATATAAGTTTACATTCTTTGAAGCTTCAAGAGACCGATACTTCGTTTGCCGAGTGGTACGCATCCGATAATCAATAA
- a CDS encoding GNAT family N-acetyltransferase, with protein sequence MVRSAKLSEIPQILNITRACAAAMIKNGIYQWNEDYPNKEAFELDIERGELYVLEEDGRIIGTIVLSTLMDEEYVPIEWLTPSNNNIYIHRVSVHPDLQGKGYAQKLMAFAENYARENKFASVRLDTFSQNKRNQKFYETRGFERLGDIFFPKQSEHPFHCYELVL encoded by the coding sequence ATGGTAAGGTCAGCAAAGTTATCGGAAATACCTCAGATTCTCAACATTACTAGAGCATGTGCCGCTGCAATGATTAAAAACGGCATTTACCAATGGAACGAGGATTACCCAAATAAAGAGGCTTTTGAGTTAGATATTGAACGAGGAGAACTGTACGTTTTGGAAGAAGATGGACGAATAATCGGTACTATCGTGCTCTCCACACTAATGGACGAAGAATATGTGCCTATTGAGTGGTTGACACCATCAAACAATAATATCTACATACATAGAGTTTCGGTACATCCTGATTTACAGGGTAAGGGCTACGCCCAAAAGTTGATGGCTTTTGCTGAAAACTATGCGCGGGAAAATAAATTTGCATCGGTACGGCTAGACACTTTCAGCCAAAATAAGCGAAACCAGAAATTTTATGAGACTAGAGGTTTTGAACGTTTGGGTGATATTTTCTTTCCAAAACAGAGCGAGCATCCCTTTCATTGTTATGAATTAGTGTTGTAA
- a CDS encoding MATE family efflux transporter — protein sequence MKAEINFKSINKLAIPATIAGIAEPLLSITDTAIVGNIPVDGLESLAAAGIVGSFLSMLIWILGQTRSAISAIISQYLGAGRIEEVKTLPAQAIFLNIGLSIVVLLSTIFIVKDIFELLNATGKILEYCVSYYSIRVWGFPLTLFVFAVMGIFRGLQNTYYPMLIAIVGAVLNVGLDFAFVYGIEGIIEPMYLEGAAWASLLAQGIMAVMAFILLVTKTAISLKLKLPIHDELGRLVVMSLNLFVRALALNTALILAVREATQLGPKFIGAHTIAINIWLFSAFFIDGYAAAGNIMGGRLLGEKNYKGLWQLAKKIMLYGLLVSLLLMVVGFLFYKPIGLIFSKETVVLNAFYAIFFIIILGLPMNTIAFIFDGIFKGMGEMKYLRNTLLAATFLGFVPVLFIGKYMNLGLYGIWIAFTVWMVIRGGALVVKFIRKFRPLVQNE from the coding sequence TTGAAGGCCGAAATCAATTTTAAGTCCATTAATAAATTAGCAATACCAGCAACGATTGCAGGTATTGCAGAACCGCTGTTGTCTATTACGGATACGGCTATTGTGGGTAATATTCCTGTAGATGGGCTAGAATCGCTAGCAGCAGCTGGTATTGTTGGTTCTTTTCTTTCCATGTTAATATGGATTTTAGGTCAGACCCGTAGCGCTATATCGGCCATTATTTCTCAATATTTAGGTGCCGGACGTATAGAAGAGGTAAAAACGTTGCCGGCGCAAGCTATCTTTTTGAATATAGGTTTGAGTATTGTCGTTCTGTTGTCTACTATTTTTATCGTCAAAGATATTTTTGAACTACTTAATGCCACAGGCAAGATTCTAGAGTATTGCGTTTCTTACTATTCTATAAGGGTTTGGGGCTTTCCGCTCACACTTTTTGTATTTGCCGTTATGGGTATTTTTCGCGGGTTACAGAATACCTACTATCCCATGCTGATTGCTATTGTTGGGGCCGTTCTAAATGTTGGGCTTGATTTTGCCTTTGTTTACGGGATAGAAGGGATTATTGAACCCATGTATTTGGAAGGTGCAGCTTGGGCAAGCCTTTTGGCACAAGGAATCATGGCCGTTATGGCCTTTATACTTTTGGTAACCAAGACAGCTATTAGTCTTAAGTTAAAATTACCGATTCACGATGAGTTAGGTAGGTTGGTAGTCATGAGCCTTAATCTGTTTGTACGTGCTCTGGCGTTAAATACAGCATTGATTTTGGCAGTTCGCGAAGCAACGCAACTGGGTCCTAAATTTATAGGAGCACATACCATTGCAATTAATATTTGGTTGTTCTCTGCCTTTTTTATTGATGGCTATGCGGCTGCCGGAAATATTATGGGCGGTAGGCTTTTGGGAGAGAAAAACTATAAAGGTTTATGGCAATTGGCAAAAAAGATAATGCTATATGGTCTGTTGGTAAGTTTACTATTAATGGTAGTAGGGTTTTTATTCTATAAACCTATAGGTCTTATTTTTTCTAAGGAAACAGTAGTGCTTAATGCCTTTTACGCCATATTTTTTATTATTATTTTAGGTTTACCAATGAATACCATTGCCTTTATTTTTGATGGAATTTTTAAAGGGATGGGTGAAATGAAATACTTAAGAAACACCTTGCTAGCTGCTACTTTTTTAGGTTTTGTTCCTGTTCTCTTCATAGGAAAGTATATGAATTTGGGTTTATACGGAATCTGGATTGCCTTTACCGTGTGGATGGTCATCCGTGGGGGAGCTCTGGTCGTTAAGTTTATCAGAAAGTTTCGACCTCTAGTGCAAAACGAGTAA